The following coding sequences lie in one Fimbriimonadaceae bacterium genomic window:
- a CDS encoding cell division protein SepF, whose amino-acid sequence MEELELQEKPGLFSRLTNLFGQREEVDEMDADIPSTVAGNAYQLKAAYRYHVTVRQHITNFEEAYSAANGLKRGEQQIVNLANTEPVLRQKIVDFMSGVAFAQDANWEQIGEHIYLVAPASAFVEVASATPKTGLFRN is encoded by the coding sequence ATGGAAGAGCTCGAACTCCAGGAAAAGCCTGGTCTATTTTCACGTTTGACCAACCTCTTTGGACAAAGAGAAGAGGTTGATGAGATGGATGCTGACATCCCCTCCACTGTTGCGGGCAACGCATACCAGCTCAAGGCTGCGTATCGATACCACGTCACTGTCCGGCAACACATCACCAATTTTGAAGAGGCATACTCTGCTGCCAACGGCCTAAAGCGCGGCGAACAGCAGATCGTAAACCTCGCCAACACCGAGCCCGTTTTGCGCCAAAAAATCGTCGACTTTATGTCGGGCGTCGCCTTTGCGCAAGATGCCAATTGGGAGCAGATCGGCGAGCATATCTACCTTGTCGCCCCTGCAAGCGCCTTTGTGGAAGTTGCATCTGCAACGCCCAAGACCGGACTTTTTCGCAACTAG
- a CDS encoding dicarboxylate/amino acid:cation symporter encodes MSRAKRGMPLHIKILISLVLGFVAGLICQQMVNNPEAAQGSKDAIGFFNDNLAKPAGSIFLNMIFMIVIPLLFSALVLGVTEIGDAKKVGKVGLYSLALTVVLSSIAVGIGLIGVNTIKPGAGIPEVKREQLMQQYASKNKAETEKRLAQAKEGKTVADTIVDIVPKNPIDAIVKDNILAFMFFALVFGLALGSIEQERAQPVKRFLDGIFHVSLRVIDFAMKLAPIGVFGLTFSAGLVLGLDAIQALGLYVALVLVALAIHMFGVYSLALRFIAGRNPITFFRQVKQVIFTAFATSSSNATLPTALKVADEEVGLPRDVSSFVLTVGATANQNGTALFEGITILFLAQLFGVPLTIADQLGIMGLAILAGVGTAGVPGGAWPVIAIILTKYNIPAAGIGLVLGIDRILDMSRTVLNVVGDVTIAACVSKLSGEKKSLEEAATG; translated from the coding sequence ATGAGCAGGGCAAAGCGCGGGATGCCGCTACACATCAAGATTCTGATTTCTTTGGTCCTCGGTTTTGTAGCCGGACTGATCTGCCAGCAGATGGTCAACAACCCAGAGGCAGCGCAAGGAAGCAAGGACGCCATCGGGTTCTTTAACGATAATCTTGCCAAGCCCGCTGGAAGCATTTTCCTAAACATGATCTTCATGATCGTGATTCCACTCCTTTTCTCGGCCCTTGTCCTGGGTGTGACCGAAATTGGAGATGCGAAAAAAGTCGGAAAGGTCGGGCTGTATTCGTTGGCGCTCACGGTCGTCCTAAGCAGCATAGCCGTTGGTATTGGTTTGATCGGCGTCAATACCATCAAGCCAGGAGCGGGCATTCCAGAAGTTAAACGCGAACAGCTGATGCAGCAATACGCTTCTAAAAACAAGGCCGAGACGGAGAAACGCCTTGCTCAGGCAAAAGAAGGGAAGACTGTCGCCGATACGATCGTTGACATTGTTCCGAAGAATCCAATAGACGCGATCGTCAAGGACAACATTCTTGCTTTCATGTTCTTTGCCCTTGTGTTCGGATTAGCATTAGGCTCAATTGAACAAGAGCGTGCTCAACCTGTGAAGCGCTTCCTCGACGGAATCTTCCACGTTTCGTTGAGGGTCATCGACTTTGCAATGAAGCTTGCCCCAATAGGCGTCTTCGGGCTTACTTTTTCGGCCGGATTGGTTTTGGGGCTGGACGCGATTCAGGCCCTTGGACTATATGTGGCGTTGGTTTTGGTGGCTCTTGCCATTCATATGTTTGGCGTGTATTCCCTGGCGCTCAGGTTCATCGCAGGCCGAAATCCGATCACTTTCTTCCGCCAAGTCAAGCAGGTTATCTTTACGGCGTTTGCCACAAGTTCGTCCAACGCAACTCTTCCGACAGCCTTAAAGGTTGCCGATGAGGAGGTAGGGCTGCCGCGCGATGTCAGCTCGTTTGTTTTGACCGTTGGCGCTACGGCAAACCAGAACGGAACCGCTCTGTTTGAGGGGATCACAATCTTGTTCCTTGCTCAGCTCTTCGGAGTGCCACTCACCATTGCTGACCAGTTGGGCATCATGGGTCTGGCAATCCTTGCTGGTGTGGGTACAGCCGGTGTTCCTGGAGGCGCATGGCCTGTAATCGCCATTATCTTGACGAAGTACAACATTCCCGCTGCTGGCATCGGTCTTGTTCTTGGTATCGACCGTATCTTGGATATGAGCCGCACAGTGCTGAACGTCGTCGGTGATGTAACGATTGCGGCGTGTGTGTCGAAACTGTCGGGTGAGAAGAAGTCGCTGGAAGAGGCGGCTACGGGATAG
- a CDS encoding RHS repeat protein, with amino-acid sequence MVMCFSLTFSATSAGLSTVGSTLNEKLQQFLRRPGVFTDRPTKIFLGTNPGKDPVYRAGRWTPKTLAVFRSIRMQQQADNPAFWFASISPLLAGGVFQGPGGSGGGGEGGGEGSGRGGGAGLGAGGGSEGGAGGFGRTSSGMGASVNTHTGNRLTTLPIVGWSSVGQTGVGLVLSHSSLGDSWVGAFGTAWTHSYEWKIDYAASTAIVHYGDGSDIAYTESGGVFSAPAGIFETLVHNTNGTWELKSKSGIKYLFNSGGYLTSIQDRNANTVTIALNGSNKVSTVTDPGGKVLTFAYDSNGRVSTITDPLSREWSFAYSSGGDLTGVTYPTINSTTPTRTYGYNSTHDITSEVDLRGNTWTNTYDSTQRQTAWADPLSNSTTYTYNSTNTVITLPGSQTITHNYSSGLLASEVDPATYSDAYTYDTNRNVLTHTDRRGKVWTYTYDSKGNVLTAKNPLNHTTTITYNSAFSQPLTITDPLSNVTTMTYSSTGNLLTVVDPLNRTSVTNTYDAYGQLYTTKDAQNNTTTIGYDSHGNVTSVSDPASNSTTAAYNGLNRITSVTNALSQTASVTYDNWMRSVTMTNIDSTTTSAVYDNEGHVTSATNERGKTSTMVYDAAGRNTSSTNAKSEAHTFAYNSNSWLTSITNGRSYTRTYAYNSRGEVTSLTMPDSSVESWSYNANGQTSAYTNPLSETIAYVFDDAGRLTTVDYPTGTDTTFTYDNGDRRTQMVDGSGTTGWTYNAASELTALSTPQGNLSYTYDTLGRRATMVDGSLTTTYNYNSLSQLTSVVNGYSETTSFQYDALGRTTKRTLSSGQYEDFTYDSMSRVTAISLKNSSNAALMSQSYTYDNGSNVLTHTKDSLTTTYTYDDIDQLLTEVRTGYSCTYTYDANGNRATKALGGTTETYNYDSADKLTSITVGGNTTKSYSYDSAGRTTAITYGGTATNFAYDYENRITSITRSGVTTNSFSYNGMDTRVSKTDSSGSFTFKRDGVGVTAPVVGDGSAVYTAGVSERRSSTTTYIHSGIKNAEAQGTTSQTVGATRQYDAFGNLTSSSGSWSGPFGYAGGFGYQEDGDHGYKLLGHRYYDSSTGRFLTRDPVKDGRNWYGYCGNNPVSQLDPTGLWWEKEILHNGKKLTYWIFPTNKELKDAARELYGRKTKLRFDEYGHNGGPPHYHIGDGQGPDKYTHPHLTTYAYADDAAERFAPGWENWRENAIKRKGSSPWNGILAFGGGIALRDPGMAGQGLGAAIDPAVGAAAYGYGGWTNGGRAGLDPGFFDDPVEKL; translated from the coding sequence TTGGTGATGTGTTTTTCGCTAACCTTCAGCGCGACGTCTGCTGGACTAAGTACAGTTGGATCGACCCTGAACGAGAAGCTTCAGCAGTTCTTGCGAAGACCTGGAGTTTTCACCGATCGCCCGACCAAGATCTTTCTTGGCACGAATCCTGGAAAGGACCCGGTTTACCGGGCTGGCCGATGGACGCCAAAGACCCTTGCCGTTTTTCGCAGCATTCGCATGCAGCAGCAAGCGGATAACCCTGCGTTTTGGTTTGCCTCGATCAGCCCGTTGCTTGCTGGTGGAGTTTTCCAAGGTCCTGGAGGTTCTGGCGGCGGCGGTGAAGGCGGCGGTGAGGGCAGTGGTCGCGGAGGCGGCGCTGGCCTTGGCGCAGGTGGAGGTAGTGAAGGTGGGGCCGGCGGCTTTGGCCGAACATCAAGCGGCATGGGAGCATCCGTCAACACCCACACGGGCAATCGTTTGACGACTCTCCCGATCGTCGGTTGGTCCTCGGTCGGTCAGACTGGCGTGGGCCTCGTATTGAGCCACAGTTCGCTCGGCGATAGCTGGGTCGGCGCTTTTGGCACAGCTTGGACGCACTCCTATGAGTGGAAGATCGACTACGCGGCAAGCACCGCCATCGTCCACTACGGTGACGGCAGTGATATCGCTTACACGGAATCCGGCGGCGTGTTCTCCGCCCCGGCAGGCATCTTCGAGACTCTTGTGCACAACACGAACGGCACCTGGGAACTCAAGTCCAAGAGCGGCATTAAATATCTCTTCAACTCGGGTGGCTATCTCACCAGTATCCAGGACCGCAACGCCAACACGGTGACCATCGCGCTCAACGGCTCGAACAAGGTCAGCACCGTTACCGATCCCGGTGGCAAGGTCTTGACCTTTGCCTACGACAGCAACGGACGGGTCTCGACAATAACCGACCCGCTTAGTCGTGAGTGGAGCTTTGCCTACAGCAGCGGCGGGGACTTGACGGGCGTCACGTACCCAACCATCAACAGCACGACCCCGACGCGGACCTACGGCTACAACAGCACTCACGACATCACTTCGGAAGTGGACCTGCGCGGCAATACCTGGACGAACACCTACGATTCGACCCAGCGACAGACTGCATGGGCAGACCCGCTTTCGAACTCGACGACTTACACTTACAATTCGACCAACACGGTCATCACCCTGCCCGGCAGCCAGACCATCACCCACAACTACTCTAGCGGGCTGCTTGCTTCGGAAGTCGACCCGGCAACCTACAGCGACGCTTACACTTACGACACGAACAGGAACGTTTTGACCCACACCGACCGCAGAGGCAAGGTCTGGACGTATACCTACGACAGCAAGGGCAACGTGCTCACGGCGAAGAATCCTCTGAACCACACGACGACCATCACGTACAATTCGGCGTTTAGCCAGCCCCTGACAATCACCGATCCTTTGAGCAATGTCACGACGATGACTTACAGCTCAACAGGAAACTTGCTGACGGTGGTGGATCCTCTGAACCGCACGTCGGTAACGAACACGTATGACGCGTACGGACAGCTCTACACGACCAAAGACGCGCAGAACAACACAACGACGATCGGCTACGACAGCCACGGAAACGTAACCAGCGTGTCGGATCCGGCAAGCAACTCAACCACAGCTGCGTACAACGGACTGAACCGGATCACGTCGGTGACCAATGCACTGAGCCAAACAGCAAGCGTCACTTACGACAACTGGATGCGCAGCGTGACGATGACGAACATCGACAGCACGACGACAAGCGCTGTCTACGACAACGAAGGGCACGTGACTTCTGCGACCAACGAGCGTGGCAAGACCTCGACGATGGTCTACGACGCAGCGGGAAGGAACACTTCCTCGACCAATGCGAAGAGCGAGGCCCACACCTTTGCTTACAACAGCAATAGCTGGCTGACGAGCATCACTAACGGACGCAGCTACACGCGCACCTATGCTTACAACAGCCGTGGAGAAGTAACTTCGCTCACCATGCCCGACTCTTCGGTGGAGAGCTGGTCCTACAATGCCAACGGGCAAACAAGCGCCTACACGAACCCGCTGAGCGAAACCATCGCTTACGTTTTCGACGATGCGGGACGGCTAACCACAGTCGATTACCCCACAGGGACCGACACGACATTCACCTACGATAATGGCGATCGCCGGACTCAAATGGTGGACGGCAGCGGCACGACCGGCTGGACGTACAACGCGGCTTCGGAGTTGACGGCCTTGAGCACGCCGCAGGGCAACCTGAGCTACACGTATGACACTCTGGGCCGCCGGGCGACGATGGTCGACGGCTCCTTGACCACGACCTATAACTATAACTCGCTCTCTCAGCTCACTTCGGTGGTGAACGGGTATAGCGAAACGACCAGCTTCCAGTACGACGCTCTTGGGCGAACGACCAAGCGCACGCTCAGCAGCGGGCAGTACGAAGACTTCACCTACGACTCCATGTCTCGGGTGACGGCGATCTCGCTCAAGAACTCGTCGAACGCGGCTTTGATGAGCCAGTCGTACACTTACGACAACGGTTCCAACGTGCTCACGCACACCAAAGACAGCCTAACGACGACCTACACCTACGACGACATCGACCAGCTCCTGACCGAGGTGCGCACTGGATATTCCTGCACCTACACTTATGATGCGAACGGAAACCGGGCGACAAAGGCGTTGGGCGGGACTACGGAGACGTACAACTACGACAGTGCTGACAAGCTGACGAGTATCACGGTTGGCGGCAATACGACGAAGTCTTACAGCTACGACTCGGCGGGCAGAACAACGGCCATAACCTACGGCGGTACGGCCACGAACTTTGCCTACGACTATGAGAACCGCATCACGAGCATTACGCGATCTGGTGTCACGACCAACTCCTTCTCGTATAATGGAATGGACACACGGGTCTCCAAGACGGACTCGTCAGGCTCTTTTACATTTAAGCGAGATGGTGTGGGAGTCACGGCTCCGGTGGTTGGCGACGGCTCGGCTGTCTATACGGCGGGAGTTTCCGAACGCCGGTCCAGCACGACCACATATATCCACTCGGGCATCAAGAACGCCGAAGCACAAGGAACGACAAGCCAGACCGTTGGCGCAACCCGCCAGTACGACGCCTTCGGCAACCTGACCTCCTCTTCCGGTTCCTGGAGTGGACCCTTCGGATATGCGGGCGGGTTCGGGTACCAGGAGGACGGGGACCACGGGTACAAACTCCTTGGACACCGTTACTACGATTCCAGCACAGGAAGATTCCTGACGCGGGATCCTGTTAAGGATGGCAGGAATTGGTATGGATACTGCGGGAACAATCCAGTGAGTCAGTTGGATCCGACGGGTCTATGGTGGGAGAAAGAGATACTTCACAATGGCAAGAAACTTACCTATTGGATATTTCCCACTAACAAAGAACTCAAGGATGCTGCACGTGAGTTGTATGGACGCAAGACCAAGCTTAGATTCGATGAATATGGTCACAATGGCGGGCCGCCACATTACCATATTGGCGATGGTCAAGGCCCTGACAAATATACGCATCCTCACCTGACGACCTATGCTTACGCGGACGATGCTGCAGAAAGGTTTGCCCCAGGCTGGGAGAATTGGCGAGAGAATGCCATTAAGCGAAAGGGGAGTAGTCCTTGGAACGGTATCCTAGCCTTTGGAGGAGGAATCGCTCTCAGAGATCCTGGCATGGCAGGGCAAGGTCTCGGTGCAGCCATAGACCCAGCAGTTGGTGCAGCAGCATATGGTTACGGAGGCTGGACTAATGGAGGTAGAGCTGGATTAGACCCCGGCTTTTTCGATGATCCAGTCGAAAAGCTCTAA
- a CDS encoding homogentisate 1,2-dioxygenase: protein MPRYHKLGETPRKHHIQFRKPDGTLYPEELFSTRGFDGPMSTIYYHYRPTEVLGWEDMGSVKVEFLDDEPLRHRHLKTANMVPMGNAISGRIPLMGNQDLIWFQVRVAEPMPWFYKNSEGDECLFVHDGSGKFTSMFGVIDFRPGDYIVIPRGTIWKIDFDQYPVKMLAVESHGPITTPRRYRNEYGQYLEHAPYKERDFRPPHELITDDRRVEHKVLIKARNRHTLYTYPFSPLNVVGWDGYCYPYAFNINDFQPITGKIHMPPPIHQTFQGQGFVICSFCPRLLDFHPEAVPIPYNHSNVDSDEVLYYCNDKFGSRRGIEEGSITLHPLGIPHGPQPGAVEASLGATKTEELAVMVDTFHPLKLTKQAIELEDPEYWKSWQTR from the coding sequence ATGCCCCGATATCACAAACTCGGCGAAACGCCCCGCAAGCACCATATCCAGTTCCGCAAACCCGACGGCACCCTCTACCCCGAAGAGCTTTTTAGCACACGTGGTTTCGACGGCCCGATGTCCACCATTTACTACCACTATCGGCCGACAGAGGTGTTGGGCTGGGAGGATATGGGCTCGGTGAAGGTGGAGTTCCTCGACGACGAGCCTCTGCGCCATCGGCACCTCAAGACGGCGAACATGGTGCCGATGGGCAATGCCATCAGTGGACGCATCCCGCTGATGGGCAACCAGGACCTGATCTGGTTTCAGGTCCGCGTCGCCGAACCGATGCCCTGGTTCTACAAGAATTCGGAGGGCGACGAGTGCCTGTTCGTCCATGACGGTTCCGGCAAGTTCACCTCCATGTTCGGCGTGATCGACTTTCGCCCGGGCGACTACATCGTCATTCCGCGCGGCACCATCTGGAAGATCGACTTCGACCAGTATCCCGTCAAGATGCTCGCCGTCGAAAGCCACGGGCCGATTACTACGCCGCGTCGATACCGCAACGAGTACGGCCAGTATCTTGAGCATGCCCCCTACAAGGAGCGCGACTTCCGGCCTCCGCATGAGCTGATTACCGACGACCGCCGGGTCGAGCACAAGGTCTTGATCAAGGCGCGCAATCGGCACACGCTCTACACCTATCCGTTCAGCCCGCTGAACGTGGTGGGCTGGGACGGCTACTGCTATCCCTACGCCTTCAACATCAACGACTTTCAGCCGATCACGGGCAAAATCCACATGCCTCCGCCCATCCATCAGACTTTCCAAGGGCAAGGCTTTGTGATCTGCTCGTTCTGCCCGCGCCTGCTCGACTTCCATCCCGAAGCCGTGCCGATCCCTTACAACCATTCCAACGTGGACTCGGACGAGGTGCTGTACTATTGCAACGACAAGTTCGGCAGCCGTCGAGGCATCGAAGAGGGCTCGATTACTCTGCACCCTCTTGGCATTCCGCACGGTCCCCAGCCCGGCGCAGTCGAGGCGTCCCTTGGAGCGACAAAGACCGAAGAGCTTGCCGTGATGGTAGATACTTTCCACCCACTGAAACTGACGAAACAGGCAATTGAGCTTGAGGATCCCGAGTACTGGAAGAGTTGGCAGACGCGCTAA
- a CDS encoding DinB family protein, translated as MSAAVALRQIWEGKDFRSPKSVLSRVTVEQAAALPPGFKYSLLTLVEHTDFWQRIWLAHLKGEKAENFMKDWRVPAHEEWPTVRERFLKNFEEALRIAESEPFTHKMKSDEEAISTLAQIAVHNAYHVGQFVLMKRAVSSKSDD; from the coding sequence ATGAGCGCCGCAGTTGCCCTACGCCAAATCTGGGAAGGGAAGGATTTTCGCTCTCCAAAGAGCGTCCTTAGCCGCGTTACGGTCGAGCAAGCCGCTGCCCTCCCGCCCGGATTCAAATACTCACTCTTAACTCTTGTCGAACACACTGACTTTTGGCAGAGGATTTGGCTTGCCCACCTTAAGGGGGAGAAGGCCGAGAACTTCATGAAAGACTGGCGCGTTCCCGCCCACGAAGAGTGGCCCACAGTTCGTGAGCGATTCCTAAAGAACTTTGAGGAAGCCTTACGGATCGCCGAATCGGAACCATTCACGCACAAGATGAAGTCCGACGAGGAAGCGATCTCGACCCTTGCTCAGATTGCTGTGCACAACGCTTATCACGTCGGGCAGTTTGTGCTGATGAAAAGGGCTGTTTCAAGCAAGTCGGACGATTAG
- a CDS encoding YggS family pyridoxal phosphate-dependent enzyme, producing MSLSYEELKLNLRDIQERIRSAAGSVNRNPEDIKLIAVTKTVPIETIQLAYDLGLRTFGESRLQEALPKIEALPKDIDWHFIGKLQSNKLRRAASDFSVFHTIESESQLKELTKLDRKIDVLVEVNIANEVQKSGISLENLEIFVKRVLECTQANFRGLMAIGPNEKNPEAMRPFFKKLRLEGKRFGSEWLSIGMSGDFEVAIQEGSTHVRVGSALFGPRN from the coding sequence ATGAGCCTGTCCTACGAAGAACTTAAGCTGAATCTCCGCGATATTCAGGAGCGGATAAGGTCAGCCGCAGGTTCAGTGAATCGAAATCCAGAAGACATCAAGCTCATCGCTGTCACAAAAACAGTGCCGATCGAAACGATCCAGTTAGCCTACGACCTCGGCCTTCGTACATTCGGCGAAAGCCGCTTGCAAGAGGCCTTGCCAAAGATTGAGGCTCTCCCAAAGGACATCGACTGGCACTTCATAGGAAAGCTTCAATCGAACAAACTACGTAGGGCAGCTAGCGATTTTTCCGTGTTTCACACCATCGAATCGGAATCCCAGCTCAAGGAACTTACAAAGTTAGACCGAAAGATCGACGTTCTGGTTGAAGTGAATATTGCGAATGAGGTGCAAAAATCCGGCATATCACTAGAAAACCTAGAGATATTTGTGAAACGTGTGTTAGAATGTACGCAAGCAAATTTCCGAGGGCTGATGGCAATCGGTCCGAACGAAAAAAACCCGGAAGCGATGCGACCTTTCTTTAAGAAGCTTCGTCTAGAGGGAAAGCGGTTCGGAAGCGAATGGCTTAGTATCGGAATGAGCGGTGACTTTGAAGTGGCGATCCAGGAAGGATCAACCCATGTCAGAGTCGGGAGCGCCCTCTTCGGGCCTCGAAACTGA
- the holA gene encoding DNA polymerase III subunit delta codes for MTVPDNALAARVVLLSGTEETLRRRALTDLIDQATAGDEFDLETLIAGDASVNQWFGSAMTAPFLSPRRTVVVRNLLRAKSPKEALEGVGTGFADLPESAFLILVADEETNEEKDQEKYKALRKQWEKAVRDGLGLVVSFESDPKQIKESLKVELFRINKRMSDTALETLIEMTGGSLSRGLEEIDKLSLFVGDEPEIRDADVKQVVMPSREWNVYRMTDAIVAGQTTEALKQIRILVGSQPRPEETIFSRIFPTLLRQLRMLWQARMCLDHRVAPSAIPETLALQFPAKGIASEPEWRQRRLMTSARTITYDKLRGCFTALSDAEARLKGALPSYSALETLERMTMEMIGVVGRR; via the coding sequence TTGACGGTTCCAGACAATGCCCTTGCCGCGCGTGTTGTGCTGCTTTCCGGAACGGAAGAGACTCTTAGACGTCGCGCCCTGACGGACCTCATCGATCAAGCCACCGCGGGTGACGAATTTGATCTCGAAACGCTTATTGCAGGCGATGCTTCGGTGAACCAGTGGTTTGGCTCAGCGATGACGGCTCCATTTCTTTCTCCTCGTAGAACTGTCGTGGTGCGCAACTTACTCAGGGCAAAGTCACCCAAGGAGGCCTTAGAAGGTGTTGGTACTGGGTTTGCCGATCTGCCAGAGTCTGCTTTCCTAATTCTCGTGGCGGACGAAGAAACGAACGAAGAGAAGGATCAGGAGAAGTATAAAGCGTTGCGAAAGCAGTGGGAAAAAGCCGTTCGCGACGGGCTTGGCTTGGTGGTCTCGTTTGAGTCCGATCCCAAACAGATCAAGGAGTCGCTTAAGGTTGAGCTTTTTCGGATCAACAAGCGAATGTCGGACACGGCGCTTGAAACCCTGATTGAGATGACTGGCGGCAGCTTGAGTCGTGGACTAGAAGAGATTGACAAGCTGAGTCTATTCGTGGGGGATGAACCTGAGATTCGCGATGCGGATGTTAAGCAGGTGGTCATGCCTTCGCGTGAATGGAACGTCTATCGGATGACGGATGCCATTGTTGCTGGACAGACGACCGAAGCTCTAAAGCAGATACGCATACTTGTAGGCTCGCAACCGCGTCCAGAAGAGACTATTTTCTCCCGTATCTTTCCGACACTGCTTCGCCAGCTGAGGATGCTTTGGCAGGCTCGTATGTGTTTGGATCATCGGGTTGCACCCTCAGCCATTCCAGAAACGTTGGCGCTCCAATTTCCTGCCAAGGGGATTGCAAGCGAGCCTGAATGGAGGCAGCGGCGATTGATGACTTCAGCGCGCACGATAACTTATGACAAGCTGCGAGGATGCTTTACGGCTTTGTCGGATGCTGAGGCTCGGCTCAAGGGCGCTTTGCCGTCGTATTCTGCTCTGGAGACCCTTGAGCGGATGACGATGGAGATGATTGGAGTGGTGGGGAGAAGGTAG